The following are encoded together in the Anopheles nili chromosome 3, idAnoNiliSN_F5_01, whole genome shotgun sequence genome:
- the LOC128724396 gene encoding uncharacterized protein LOC128724396, translated as MLYGHSTGLQGPAPYPVVFLPGALSLGQQSPYLPLLTYPGAPVPATGDGNYFLQPPMGTFPPLAPTTATPLEVSTSAPTTSVPKKDTTTQSTDPSLAKSAYLMKLNLSPAEEAELKRLAKMLGVTDFEHLPPFEDVQALLGTTTSAETIKAIKEYAATPDGLELIKDYVMSYQPAKRVSLGKEPYEATSTEQTASTPAAPSGFLAHLRRLKSLLTFGYFDASEAAPSGVSEVNDVATPVEPSEAPFVVNEYPSFEMRDTVRGSPIPVAHYLIPVRTLPRHMTPTDLKYASALPFPYAMHYPTVVPQDPNPFSLSQPAPEVPLVVSAPVEVSAPVELAPAAPLATGEVHTFERVDIDQPVRTTTPAGVLPPDSVLEVRNPASLLEELAGLEEDTTAFVLNVLDVEDQPE; from the coding sequence ATGCTTTACGGCCATTCGACGGGACTTCAAGGACCTGCACCCTATCCGGTTGTGTTCCTGCCCGGAGCGCTATCTCTCGGCCAACAGAGTCCCTATCTACCGCTGCTGACGTACCCTGGAGCACCTGTTCCAGCGACCGGTGATGGCAACTATTTCCTGCAACCTCCCATGGGTACGTTCCCTCCATTGGCGCCTACGACCGCAACACCTCTGGAGGTATCAACATCCGCACCAACGACAAGTgtccccaaaaaggacaccacaaCCCAGTCGACGGACCCGTCACTAGCGAAATCGGCCTACTTGATGAAGCTGAACCTGTCTCCAGCAGAGGAGGCCGAGTTGAAGCGTCTAGCGAAGATGCTTGGTGTGACGGACTTTGAGCATTTGCCACCTTTTGAGGATGTCCAGGCTTTGTTGGGAACGACGACTTCCGCGGAGACCATCAAGGCTATCAAGGAGTATGCCGCCACACCTGACGGTCTCGAACTCATTAAGGACTATGTGATGAGCTATCAACCAGCGAAACGCGTCAGCCTGGGCAAAGAACCGTACGAGGCTACGTCTACGGAGCAAACGGCGTCGACTCCGGCCGCTCCAAGTGGCTTTTTAGCTCACCTGCGTCGATTGAAGTCACTGCTCACGTTCGGGTACTTCGATGCAAGCGAGGCTGCGCCCTCTGGTGTATCGGAAGTGAACGACGTCGCAACGCCCGTAGAACCCAGTGAGGCTCCGTTTGTGGTGAACGAATACCCATCGTTCGAGATGCGTGATACCGTACGTGGATCGCCGATTCCGGTGGCTCACTATCTTATTCCAGTTCGAACGTTACCACGACACATGACGCCTACGGATCTGAAGTACGCATCAGCTCTACCGTTCCCGTACGCCATGCATTATCCGACCGTAGTGCCTCAGGATCCAAACCCTTTCAGTTTGAGCCAACCTGCGCCTGAAGTGCCGCTGGTTGTCAGTGCTCCGGTTGAGGTTAGTGCGCCTGTGGAGTTGGCACCTGCGGCTCCATTAGCTACCGGAGAAGTGCACACGTTCGAGCGGGTGGACATTGATCAACCAGTTCGAACTACGACGCCTGCGGGAGTACTTCCCCCGGACAGTGTCCTGGAGGTTCGTAACCCAGCATCTCTGCTAGAGGAGCTCGCTGGACTGGAAGAGGACACCACGGCGTTCGTACTGAACGTTCTCGATGTCGAAGACCAACCAGAGTAG